In Syngnathus acus chromosome 21, fSynAcu1.2, whole genome shotgun sequence, one genomic interval encodes:
- the znf148 gene encoding zinc finger protein 148 isoform X2, which yields MNTEDKLEGMLFKCSSSGIDGGGRVGLVMTLGERSLADHPLLAEDDDDEDEDENLTVSSLVTHDLVPPEQLMMQEMSKNSGGDDEDGGGEVGVHFPLKLTHKLPCLPLSIKQELKLTEHPLQMKKDKKVVKDLVVCPKKKKRKQRSPAKILSINEDGSFGIQSPKCHVCNHCNAAFRTNYHLQRHVFIHTGEKPFQCSQCDMRFIQKYLLQRHEKIHTGEKPFRCDECGMKFIQKYHMERHKRTHSGEKPYQCDYCHQYFSRTDRVLKHRRMCHENRERKSNKAANKSGSLHEADALSSFLTKECALPKKKRQKCAENKSDSSCSSTSGQAEDLTATVKETEVKEEERLTKSEALPLFAVSSKVKHEYVIGEYSVELPEETTSQHREQDLSPEEASTPKLVLKKVSKRRFKQSGEQAPCLATLSSFEENNKVTHYTFEIVDKQSLLDEVTTTEAVETPTKPAASSTNYDDAMQFLKKKRYLHAANSTRDYGLNASGISSQPTVTQTAVSAVIDETVPATILEPQPINTEIKSIHDRNVLPDEVLQTLLDHYSNKANGQSEISFSVADTEVTSSISINSSDVSDGSPAESLGVASAQTQPSSEKASLLQEYSKFLQQALERTSQNDSYLTSQSLSLVTENPTLAGQPLFSTEKQFPSPSRFKSGTSSPLRSTMEKPHFGLLVGDSQHSFSFSGDETTPPSTVSPSDEDFLEQVSPPKKTDSSPATLQTFQISAFDPNFKSHFQTSRSGTSSQFTGANGQLYNCSLVAS from the exons ATGAACACTGAGGACAAGTTGGAGGGCATGCTGTTTAAGTGCAGCAGTAGCGGGATAGACGGCGGCGGCAGAGTCGGGCTGGTGATGACGCTCGGGGAACGATCTCTGGCAGACCACCCCTTGTTGGCGgaagatgatgacgacgaggaTGAGGATGAAAACTTGACCGTGAGCTCCCTGGTGACTCACGACCTGGTACCTCCCGAGCAGCTGATGATGCAGGAAATGTCCAAGAATAGTGGAggagatgatgaagatggaggaggagaggtgGGGGTGCACTTCCCCTTGAAGCTCACCCATAAGTTGCCCTGCTTACCT CTGAGCATTAAGCaagaattaaaattgactgagcACCCACTACAGATGAAGAAGGACAAAAAAGTAGTCAAGGACCTGGTTGTGTGtcccaagaagaagaaaaggaaacaGCGTTCACCAGCAAAG ATTCTTAGCATTAATGAGGACGGTTCATTTGGCATCCAAAGCCCCAAGTGCCATGTTTGTAATCATTGTAATGCAGCGTTCAGAACCAACTACCATCTACAGAGGCATGTCTTCATTCACACag gCGAGAAACCCTTTCAGTGTAGCCAGTGTGACATGCGCTTCATTCAGAAATACCTTCTCCAGAGACATGAAAAAATCCACACCG gcGAGAAGCCTTTCCGCTGCGATGAGTGCGGTATGAAGTTCATCCAGAAGTATCACATGGAGAGACACAAACGGACACACAGCGGGGAGAAGCCTTACCAATGCGACTACTGTCACCAG TACTTCTCCAGAACCGACCGTGTTTTAAAGCACAGAAGAATGTGCCACGAAAACCGAGAACGAAAGAGCAACAAGGCTGCCAATAAAAGTGGATCGCTGCACGAAGCGGATGCCTTGAGCTCCTTTCTCACCAAAGAGTGCGCCTTACCCAAGAAGAAGCGACAAAAGTGCGCCGAAAACAAATCCGACAGTTCCTGCTCGTCCACCAGTGGACAAGCGGAAGATCTCACGGCAACCGTTAAAGAAACTGAAgtgaaagaggaggagagacTCACTAAAAGTGAAGCTCTGCCTCTTTTTGCCGTGTCCTCCAAAGTCAAACACGAGTATGTGATCGGGGAATACTCAGTGGAGCTTCCGGAAGAAACCACCAGCCAACATCGAGAGCAAGACTTATCCCCCGAGGAGGCATCGACCCCTAAACTAGTCTTGAAGAAGGTCTCCAAGAGGAGATTCAAACAGTCTGGCGAACAAGCTCCTTGCTTGGCCACTCTGTCCTCATTTGAGGAAAACAATAAAGTCACACATTATACCTTTGAAATCGTGGACAAGCAAAGCCTTTTAGATGAAGTGACCACCACGGAAGCGGTGGAAACTCCGACAAAGCCTGCAGCCAGCAGCACAAACTACGACGATGCCATGCAGTTCCTCAAGAAGAAACGCTACCTTCACGCGGCCAACAGCACTCGCGATTACGGCCTGAACGCGAGCGGCATCTCCTCTCAGCCCACCGTTACCCAAACGGCGGTGTCGGCGGTCATCGACGAAACGGTCCCCGCCACCATTCTGGAACCTCAGCCCATTAACACAGAGATTAAGTCTATTCATGATAGGAACGTGCTGCCCGATGAGGTTCTTCAGACTCTGTTGGACCACTACTCCAACAAAGCCAATGGCCAGTCGGAAATTTCCTTCAGCGTGGCCGATACCGAGGTGACCTCAAGCATATCTATTAATTCCTCAGACGTTTCGGACGGCAGCCCCGCTGAGAGCCTCGGCGTCGCCAGCGCTCAGACTCAGCCATCGAGCGAGAAGGCCAGCCTCTTGCAAGAATATTCCAAATTTCTCCAGCAGGCGTTGGAGAGGACCAGTCAGAACGACAGCTACCTGACGAGCCAGAGCCTCAGCTTGGTGACGGAAAACCCAACCTTAGCCGGGCAGCCGCTGTTCTCCACCGAGAAACAGTTTCCGTCGCCTAGTAGGTTCAAATCGGGGACCAGTTCCCCGTTGAGATCCACCATGGAGAAACCTCACTTTGGACTTCTGGTGGGGGACTCTCAGcactcattttcattttcggGCGATGAAACTACTCCCCCTTCCACGGTGTCCCCCTCTGATGAGGACTTCCTGGAACAGGTGTCACCTCCCAAAAAGACGGACTCCTCCCCAGCAACACTGCAGACCTTTCAGATTAGCGCTTTCGATCCAAACTTCAAGTCTCATTTCCAGACCTCGAGATCTGGTACCTCGTCACAGTTCACAGGCGCCAACGGACAA ctGTACAACTGCTCACTTGTTGCCTCCTGA
- the znf148 gene encoding zinc finger protein 148 isoform X1 codes for MNTEDKLEGMLFKCSSSGIDGGGRVGLVMTLGERSLADHPLLAEDDDDEDEDENLTVSSLVTHDLVPPEQLMMQEMSKNSGGDDEDGGGEVGVHFPLKLTHKLPCLPLSIKQELKLTEHPLQMKKDKKVVKDLVVCPKKKKRKQRSPAKILSINEDGSFGIQSPKCHVCNHCNAAFRTNYHLQRHVFIHTGEKPFQCSQCDMRFIQKYLLQRHEKIHTGEKPFRCDECGMKFIQKYHMERHKRTHSGEKPYQCDYCHQYFSRTDRVLKHRRMCHENRERKSNKAANKSGSLHEADALSSFLTKECALPKKKRQKCAENKSDSSCSSTSGQAEDLTATVKETEVKEEERLTKSEALPLFAVSSKVKHEYVIGEYSVELPEETTSQHREQDLSPEEASTPKLVLKKVSKRRFKQSGEQAPCLATLSSFEENNKVTHYTFEIVDKQSLLDEVTTTEAVETPTKPAASSTNYDDAMQFLKKKRYLHAANSTRDYGLNASGISSQPTVTQTAVSAVIDETVPATILEPQPINTEIKSIHDRNVLPDEVLQTLLDHYSNKANGQSEISFSVADTEVTSSISINSSDVSDGSPAESLGVASAQTQPSSEKASLLQEYSKFLQQALERTSQNDSYLTSQSLSLVTENPTLAGQPLFSTEKQFPSPSRFKSGTSSPLRSTMEKPHFGLLVGDSQHSFSFSGDETTPPSTVSPSDEDFLEQVSPPKKTDSSPATLQTFQISAFDPNFKSHFQTSRSGTSSQFTGANGQVSLRSHGTDFSEFPLVRVTESRSQLNSSPDVSSSETFG; via the exons ATGAACACTGAGGACAAGTTGGAGGGCATGCTGTTTAAGTGCAGCAGTAGCGGGATAGACGGCGGCGGCAGAGTCGGGCTGGTGATGACGCTCGGGGAACGATCTCTGGCAGACCACCCCTTGTTGGCGgaagatgatgacgacgaggaTGAGGATGAAAACTTGACCGTGAGCTCCCTGGTGACTCACGACCTGGTACCTCCCGAGCAGCTGATGATGCAGGAAATGTCCAAGAATAGTGGAggagatgatgaagatggaggaggagaggtgGGGGTGCACTTCCCCTTGAAGCTCACCCATAAGTTGCCCTGCTTACCT CTGAGCATTAAGCaagaattaaaattgactgagcACCCACTACAGATGAAGAAGGACAAAAAAGTAGTCAAGGACCTGGTTGTGTGtcccaagaagaagaaaaggaaacaGCGTTCACCAGCAAAG ATTCTTAGCATTAATGAGGACGGTTCATTTGGCATCCAAAGCCCCAAGTGCCATGTTTGTAATCATTGTAATGCAGCGTTCAGAACCAACTACCATCTACAGAGGCATGTCTTCATTCACACag gCGAGAAACCCTTTCAGTGTAGCCAGTGTGACATGCGCTTCATTCAGAAATACCTTCTCCAGAGACATGAAAAAATCCACACCG gcGAGAAGCCTTTCCGCTGCGATGAGTGCGGTATGAAGTTCATCCAGAAGTATCACATGGAGAGACACAAACGGACACACAGCGGGGAGAAGCCTTACCAATGCGACTACTGTCACCAG TACTTCTCCAGAACCGACCGTGTTTTAAAGCACAGAAGAATGTGCCACGAAAACCGAGAACGAAAGAGCAACAAGGCTGCCAATAAAAGTGGATCGCTGCACGAAGCGGATGCCTTGAGCTCCTTTCTCACCAAAGAGTGCGCCTTACCCAAGAAGAAGCGACAAAAGTGCGCCGAAAACAAATCCGACAGTTCCTGCTCGTCCACCAGTGGACAAGCGGAAGATCTCACGGCAACCGTTAAAGAAACTGAAgtgaaagaggaggagagacTCACTAAAAGTGAAGCTCTGCCTCTTTTTGCCGTGTCCTCCAAAGTCAAACACGAGTATGTGATCGGGGAATACTCAGTGGAGCTTCCGGAAGAAACCACCAGCCAACATCGAGAGCAAGACTTATCCCCCGAGGAGGCATCGACCCCTAAACTAGTCTTGAAGAAGGTCTCCAAGAGGAGATTCAAACAGTCTGGCGAACAAGCTCCTTGCTTGGCCACTCTGTCCTCATTTGAGGAAAACAATAAAGTCACACATTATACCTTTGAAATCGTGGACAAGCAAAGCCTTTTAGATGAAGTGACCACCACGGAAGCGGTGGAAACTCCGACAAAGCCTGCAGCCAGCAGCACAAACTACGACGATGCCATGCAGTTCCTCAAGAAGAAACGCTACCTTCACGCGGCCAACAGCACTCGCGATTACGGCCTGAACGCGAGCGGCATCTCCTCTCAGCCCACCGTTACCCAAACGGCGGTGTCGGCGGTCATCGACGAAACGGTCCCCGCCACCATTCTGGAACCTCAGCCCATTAACACAGAGATTAAGTCTATTCATGATAGGAACGTGCTGCCCGATGAGGTTCTTCAGACTCTGTTGGACCACTACTCCAACAAAGCCAATGGCCAGTCGGAAATTTCCTTCAGCGTGGCCGATACCGAGGTGACCTCAAGCATATCTATTAATTCCTCAGACGTTTCGGACGGCAGCCCCGCTGAGAGCCTCGGCGTCGCCAGCGCTCAGACTCAGCCATCGAGCGAGAAGGCCAGCCTCTTGCAAGAATATTCCAAATTTCTCCAGCAGGCGTTGGAGAGGACCAGTCAGAACGACAGCTACCTGACGAGCCAGAGCCTCAGCTTGGTGACGGAAAACCCAACCTTAGCCGGGCAGCCGCTGTTCTCCACCGAGAAACAGTTTCCGTCGCCTAGTAGGTTCAAATCGGGGACCAGTTCCCCGTTGAGATCCACCATGGAGAAACCTCACTTTGGACTTCTGGTGGGGGACTCTCAGcactcattttcattttcggGCGATGAAACTACTCCCCCTTCCACGGTGTCCCCCTCTGATGAGGACTTCCTGGAACAGGTGTCACCTCCCAAAAAGACGGACTCCTCCCCAGCAACACTGCAGACCTTTCAGATTAGCGCTTTCGATCCAAACTTCAAGTCTCATTTCCAGACCTCGAGATCTGGTACCTCGTCACAGTTCACAGGCGCCAACGGACAAGTAAGTCTGCGATCGCACGGCACAGACTTCTCCGAGTTTCCTTTAGTGAGAGTCACTGAGAGCAGGTCCCAATTGAACTCCTCCCCAGACGTTTCATCAAGCGAAACTTTTGGTTGA